The Alistipes finegoldii DSM 17242 DNA segment GTAATCCCAGATTCCGGGACCTTCGCAGTCGGTTACGTATTCCCAGTAAGTCTTGCCTTCGTGGCTGCACCACGCTTTGATCTCGCTGACGGTAGTCAGCGGATAGATGCTGTGCGGCGTTTCGAGACGCGACGTCTCGTTTGCCAGCGCACCTCCGCCGATGCTGTAGATGGTCCAGCTGTCCGTGACATTGCCTGCCTTCAGCCCTTCGAACAGCATGCCGTTGGGGTGGAAGGGCAGCACGACCTCCGGTTTCCAGACGATTTCGGTTGGAGCGAGAGGTTCCAGCACCGAGAGGATCGCGGTGTCGGTAAGGTGGCCTTTGCCGGTGGCAGCCAACGACCCGTACAGCGTCACGCGGTAGGCGTCCGCATCGTGACAGCGTTCGGCGAAACGTTCGGCGGCTTTCTTGGGCCCCATCGTGTGGCTGCTCGACGGGCCGTTGCCTATTTTGTACAACTCCTTGAGTGATTCCATCGTATCGTTGTTTTCGGGGCAAAGACAGTGCAGGCCGGGGGCAGAGACGAATTTATTCGAACCGTGCCGGGACGCCGCCTGTCTGAGCGGAGGTTTATCCGCCGCAAAGATAATGTAAATGTCGGAATTTTCTCTTCCCGAAAGAGATTTGAAGAGATCGGAGGCCTGCCCGGCGGGTTTATAAAACAGGAGAGAAGCCTCGGTTTCTCTCCTTGTAGTCTCACCGCGACTCGAACGCGAATCTAGGGTTTAGGAAACCCTCGTTCTATCCCTTGAACTATGAGACCCTGAAAAAAGCGGTGCACCTCCGACGAAGCGCACCGCAAAGATAATAATTTTTCCCGTTTTTAGAAACTGAAACCTACGCCGATCGAGAACGTGTGGGCGCGGGCGGTGTAATTACCCGAAAAATCGGCGATCGGGCTGGTGAGCTGGCTTTCGGGAACGCCTGCCGCCGTCAGTTTTTCGTTCACGATGCCCAGCACCGAATTGGTGTAGGGATAGGAACCCGTGCGCTCCGGATCGGCCGAATTGACATAGCCGTAGGCGATGTCGATGTTCATCCATTTGATCGGGCGGAAGGTGACGCCGGCCGTATAGGCGAGCTTGGTCATCGACGGGGTTTCGGGATTGAGGTAGTCGCTGCGCACGGGGCTTTCGTCCACGTACATACCCATGCGGGCCGTCAGCCAGTCGAGAGCGTGGTACTGGCCGCCGAAACGGAACGCCAGCGTATTGGAGTATTTCTTGTCGCTGACCGGAATGTTCAGCACGGGCGTATTGCTGTCGGGGTCGAGAATCCGGACGTCGAGCTGGTCGTAGGCGCTCCAGAGCACATATTGCAGATCGACGGCGAATTCCCACTTCGGAACGGGGCGGAAGCTGACGCCCCACGTCAGCGACGCCGGCAGGGGCAGTTCGGTCTTCACGACGGCCGACGTGAGTTTGGCGGGGTCGAGACCCAGCTGGGGCAGGAGCTGGCCGATTGCCTGAGCGATCTGGGCGTTGTCGATCATACGCAGGTCGATCGAACCCGAATCCACCTTCATTTTGAGTTTCGAACGGTAGGTGAAGCCCAGCGACCACTGTTCGTTGATGTCCCACATCATGCCGAGGTTGACGCCGACGGCCATCTTGGCTTTGCCTTCGAGGCCCAGCGACATCAGATTTTTGTCCCCGGCCATTTCGAAGAGGTTGGGCATTTGCTGCGGATTGAGCATTTGCAATGCGCCCATGAGCGCCTTGTTCTGTGCGTTGTCCGGACCGATAGGCAGCAGCGAACGCGAAAGGTCGAATTTACCCCACGTCATCATCAGACCGCCGCCGACGGAGAGGTGCTCGCAGAGTTTGAACGAGACGGTCGGCTGGACGTTGTATGCCTTGAGATTGATCGACTGCACGAGCTGTGCTCCCGGCCAGTTGTTGCCCCAGTCCATCGAGGAGCCGAACGGCGTGTTTAAGGCCAGACCGACCGACATCCAGTCGAGGGGTTTGTAGTTGAAGTAGGCGTAAAGCGGAGTGGCTATGCTGTTGTCCGAGGTGTAGTGCTGCGGTTTGGTCTTGCCCGTATAGTCGGGGAGCGACGTATAGGTAGCCTTCGAAGCGATACCCGTGATGCCGACCGAAATGTCGAACTCGGAGTCCTGAAACGAAGCGGCGGCGGGGTTGAACCAGATCGATTCGGAGTTGAGTTTCATGGCTGTACCCACATGGCCCATACCGTTCTGCTTCGAGGAGAGGTTGTTCACCTGATATCCTTCGGCGTATGCTCCGGAGGCGGCGGCAGCGGCGGCCAGAAGTAGGAAGATTTTTTTCATAACGTATTGGTTTGGTTTATACTGTCCGCACTGCGGAGTGCGAAAAATCGAGGGCAAAAGTATAAAAACTATTCCCGCCGCCCAAACTTTTTGGCCTAAATTTCCTGAAAATTGACCTGAATGGTATAGGATTGGCCGAAAGGACGGGTGGGGCGGGGGATGCGCTGCCGCATGAAAAAAGTGCGGCATGTTTCATGCCGCACCTGAGTCTTCGTTCCATGCCGGATTATTTCCGGTTGTTGTACGCTTCGAGCGCCTTGCCCAGAATGAGCAGCGAGCGTTCGAGGTCCTCTTTCTTGAGGACATAGGCGATGCGGACCTCGTTGCGGCCGCGGGTCGGGTCGGAGTAGAAGCCCGAAGCCGGGGCGAGCATGACGGTCTCTCCCTCGTATTCGAAATCCGAAAGACACCATGCGCAGAAGTCGTCGCTGTCTTCGACCGGGAGCCGCGCCACGGTGTAGAAGGCGCCCATCGGAATCGGCGAATAAACGCCCGGAATGCGGTTGAGACCGTCGATCAGGCATTTGCGGCGTTCGATATACTCTTCGTAGACTTCGGTGCTGTAGGAGCGCGGAGCGTCGATCGAAGCTTCGGCGACGATCTGGCCGATCAGCGGCGGCGAGAGCCGCGCCTGACAGAATTTCATCACCGCGTCGCGCAGTTTTTTGTTCTTGGTGATGAGCGCGCCGATGCGGATGCCGCATTCGGAGTAGCGTTTCGACACCGAGTCGATCAGCACGACGTTCTGTTCGACGCCTTCGAGGTGGCAGGCCGAAATATAGGGCGAACCGGTATAGATGAACTCGCGGTAAACCTCGTCGGAGAAGAGGAAAAGATCGTATTTCTTCACCAGATCGCGGATGCGCTCCATCTCCTTGCGGGTGTAGAGGTAGCCCGTGGGGTTGTTGGGGTTGCAGATCAGGATGCCGCGCGTGCGCTCGTTGATCAGTTTTTCGAACTCCGCGACGTCGGGCAGCGCAAAACCCTGTTCGATCGACGAGACGACCGGACGGATCACGGCGCCCGCCGAGATGGCGAAAGCCATATAGTTGGCGTAGGCCGGTTCGGGCACGATGATTTCGTCGCCGGGGTTCAGGCACGACATGAAGGCGAACAACACCGCTTCGGAACCTCCCGTGGTGACGATGATCTCTTCGGGCGAAAGTTTGATCTGGTATTGTTGGTAGTAGCCCGCCAGCTTTTCGCGGAGCGACCGGTAACCGTCGCTGGGGCTGTATTCGAGTACGTTGCGGTCGATCTTCTTCAACGCTGCGAGTCCCGTCTGGGGCGACGGCAGATCGGGCTGGCCGATGTTGAGGTGGTAGATTCTGATTCCCCGCGACCGGGCGGCTTCCGCCAGCGGAACGAGTTTGCGTATCGGAGATGCCGGCATCAGCTCGGCGCGTTGTGAGATTTCGGGCATGCGTAAAAAGGTTTTGAATGGCGCAGCAGACTATTCAAGCTCGATCGTCGGACGGAATTTGACGGCCTTGCGGGGCGGGATCTTCACGGCCGCACCCGTGCGGGGATTGCGGCCTACGCGCGCGGCTTTCTGCTGCACGCTGAACGTTCCGAGACCCGTGAGGGTAAGACGCTCCCCTTCGCGGAGCGACTGTACGGTCACCCGGATAATGGCATCGACGGCTTTGCGCGCGTCGATTTTCGAAATGTTCGCATCGAGAGCGATAGCCTCGACCAACTGCGCTTTGTTCATATTATTTGCGTGTGAAAAGTTGCGTCTCTTCCTAACCTATTGGCAAAGATATGCAATTTTCCTAAAAGTCAAAAATTATAGTGCGGAATTGGAACTTTGCCGCCCTCCGTCGGGAATAAACGGGATAAAGATTTGGCAGAATGGAAAATCCGTGCTACTTTTGTCTCCGGAAAGATGGCAGAGTGGTCGATTGCGGCGGTCTTGAAAACCGTTGAGCTGCGAGGCTCCGGGGGTTCGAATCCCTCTCTTTCCGCCAAGGAAGAGTGCAACATTTAGGTTGCACTCTTTTTTATATGTTTCAATTCGGAAGGGAGGGGATGAACAAGCCCCGGATTCCGGGGCTTGTTCTATTGCGCTTATTTGCGTTTCTTGCCTTTGGCGGCGATTCGCTGGGCTGCCGTGACGGTCCGTTTGGGTGTCTTGCGGACGCTTTTGGTGCCCTTGCCTTTGCCGTTCTCGTCGCGGCCCCATGCCGTGCCGTCGTCGAATTTCATGAAGGCCGACCAGTCGAAGCCTTCGTTCGACATTTTGCTGAAATCGGGGATTTCCGGACGGGGTTCGGTTTGGATCTTGGTTTTGAGCTTGCGGCGCGGCGCGGCGGATTCGTCGCCGGCGGCCGGGGCGGTTTGTGCCGGGGCGGCCGGTTTCTCCCTGCGGACGGATTTTTTCGGGGCCGGGGCGTATTCCTCTCCGCCGGCGTCGGCCGTTTTCGCGCGCCGGGGTTTGCGGGCTGCGGCTTCCTCGCCGTCGCGGGCGATTTCGGCTATCGGCCGGCGGCCCCGGTTCAGGCGGTTGAGCTTGCGGACGATCTCTTCGGCATCGTGGAACGGCACGCTCACGAACGAGAAGTTGTCCGAGATCTGGACGTCGTTGATGTATTTGTCGCGCAGGCCGCACTTGAACTTGAGCATATCGACCAGCTTGCGCGCCGTGTAGCCGTCGCGTCTGCCCACGGCGAGGAACAGCCGCGCCGTGCCTTTGCGGTCCACCGAGAACGAACGGATTTCGGGGTAGTTGCTCTGGTCGAGTTCGCTGCGGAACGCCAGACGCAATAGGGCGCCCAGCGCCACGTCGGGCGTGTATTCGGCCAGCAGTTCTTCGGCGAACTCCCGGTATCCGTCGTAACTTTCGTTTTCGACGATCTCCTGCATCTCATCCTTGATCTTCAGCCGTTTCATCTCGACGATGTCCTGCGGCGAGGGGAGGGTTTCGCGCTTGATCTCGACCTTGATGTCGCGCATCAGGTTGTTCAGTCCCCGGAATTCGGAGGGCGAGACGAAGGTGATGGCTGTGCCCTGCTTGCCGGCGCGGCCCGTGCGGCCGATGCGGTGCACGTAGCTCTCGGAGTCCTGCGGCAGCGAGTAGTTGATGACGTGGGTCAGATTGCCCACGTCGATGCCGCGCGCCGCCACGTCGGTGGCGACGAGGATATTGACCGAGCGGTCGCGGAACTTGCGGAGTATCTTTTCGCGCTGGGCCTGCGAGACGTCGCCGTGCAGCACCTCGGCGGCATAGCCGCGGGCGGCGAGCCGCGATGCGGTTTCGTCGGCCCCGATCTTGGTGCGGGCGAAGATGATGCCGTAGAATTCGGGCTCGACGTCGATGATGCGGGTCAGGGCGTCGAACTTGTCGGCTTCTCGCACCTCGAAGTAGATCTGCTCGGTGAGGTCGGTCGTGAGCTGCTTGTTCTCGACGCGCACGATCTCCGTGTCGCGCATGTAGGTTTTCGAGAGCCGGATGATGCGTTCGGGCATCGTCGCCGAGAAGAGCAGCACGCGCCGCTCCTCGCTGGTGTGGCTCATGATCTCCTCGACGTCCTCCACGAAGCCCATGTTGAGCATTTCGTCGGCTTCGTCCAATACGAGGTAACGGACGTTTTCGAGTTTCAGCGTGCCGCGGCGGATGTGGTCCAGCACGCGGCCCGGCGTGCCGACGACGATATCGACGCCTTTGGCGAGCCGGCGCAGCTGTTCGCTCATCGCGGCGCCGCCGTAGATGGCGGTGATCGAGAGCCGTTTTTCGCGGTTGTAGGAGAGCAGCTCCTCGGCGGCCTGCAGCGCCAGTTCGCGCGTCGGCACGAGGATAATGGCCTGAACCGGTCCGCGGGCGGGTTCGAGCGACTGGAGTATCGGCAGGCCGTAGGCCGCGGTTTTACCCGTACCGGTCTGCGACTGGGCTATGATGTCGTTGGTTTTGGTAAGCAGGTGGGGGATTGTGAGCTTCTGGATTGCGGTGGGCGTCTCGAATCCCTTGGCGCGGACTGCGGTGAGCATCTGCTCGGAAAGCCCCAGTGCGCTGAAATCGTCTGTAATGGTCATGTGCATATTTTAATCGGGGGCAAAGGTACGATAAATAAAGCAGATAGATACTGCGGCGCGCGAAAAAAGATGAAAGTCCGGCGGCGGGCGTTTGCCGGGATGCAGCCGATTTATACCCGATCCGGGCGGTCGGCGCGGTCGATTGAAATATTTTTGTTATATTTGCCCGAATTTTTAATCTAAATAGGATGGCATACAATTTATTGAAAGGCAAGAAGGGCCTTATTTTCGGAGCACTCAACGAGCAGTCGATCGCATGGAAAGTGGCGGAACGCGCCGTTGAAGAGGGTGCCGAAATCGTCCTCACGAATACTGCCGTATCTATTCGCATGGGTACAATCGGCCGGCTGGCTGAAAAATGCAATACGATCGTCGTTCCGGCCGACGCCACGAGCGTCGAGGATCTGGAGAATCTGATCGACAAGACGATGGAACATTTCGGGGGCAAGTTCGACTTCATGCTCCACTCGATCGGCATGTCGCCCAACGTCCGCAAGGGCCGCACGTACGACGATCTGGATTACGATTATCTCTCGAAGACGCTCGATATTTCGGCCATTTCGTTCCACAAGGCGATTCAGGTGGCACGCCGCAAGGACGCCATCAACGACTGGGGTTCGATCGTGGCGCTGAGCTATATCGCCGCGCAGCGTACGCTTTACGGCTACAACGACATGGCGGACGCCAAGGCGCTGCTGGAGTCGATCGCACGCAGTTTCGGCTATATCTACGGTCGTGAGAAGCACGTGCGCATCAACACCGTATCGCAGTCGCCGACCCCGACGACCGCCGGAAGCGGCGTGCTGGGACTGGGCGACCTGATGGAGTTCGCCGAGAACATGTCGCCGCTGGGCAACGCTTCGGCGGAGGACTGCGCCGACTATGTGCTGACGCTCTTCTCGGACCTTACGCGCAAGGTGACGATGCAGAACCTCTACCACGACGGCGGTTTCTCGTCGATGGGTATGAGCCGCCGCGCCATGAAGACCTACGAGAAGGGACTTCGTTTCGACGACGTGCACCAGAATCAGTATCCGTTCGGCGATGGCGAAAAATAGCCGGCGGAAAAGGTCGGAATAAAAAAAGGGGGAAAGTCTCAGACTTTCCCCCTCTTTCGTGTCAATACATATGGTCGTTCCCGCGTATCTCTTCGCGGGTGATCGGCTTGCGGTTCATGGCCCGCCATGCGTACCAGATATAGGCTGCGACGAACGGGATCATCAGCGAGACGACGCTCATCACTTTGAGCGTGAATTCGCTCGACGACGAGTTGTAAATCGTCAGCGACGACTGCATCTCCGCCAGCGACGGGTAGTAGGCCGTGTTGTTCCATCCGGCGCACAGCAGCAGGGCCAGTACCGTCAGCACGGTGCCCGCGCCGCCGAACCAGACGGCATTGCGTTTTCCGCGCCAGCCCGAATAGATGCTCCACAGCACCGATACCACGCCGATCAGCAGCGCTGCGGCCACATAGGGCATTTCGAGCATGTTGTGCAGGTATTTGTAAGGCTCGGCCGAAATGCGGCCTGCGGCATCGACCGCCAAACCGTCGGAAAAGAGCAGCCAGACGAAGAATGTCAGGAAGAAGACGAGGAACGGGGCGGCGAGGGTCAGCATGCGCCTGCGGGCGCGGGCGAAGAGCGTCTCGTCGGCGATGTTGTTCATGAAGTACTGGCAGGCCAGCATCCCGGCGAGGAACATCACGGCCAGCCCCAGCGCCACGTTGCGCATGTCTCCGAGCGCTTCGAGACCGTGCCACGGCGTGGTCCACTGCGAGATGACCGTTGCGCTGCCGCTGCCTGCGCCGTTGGCCAAGTTGAGGCGGTCCACCGTGAAGTTTGCACCCGTGAAGAGCGTCCCGACGGCTGTGCCCAGCAGCAGGGGACCTGCGATGCCGTTGATCGTCAGGAAGACATCGAACGTCTTTTCGCCGAAAACGTTGCCTGCCTTGCGGCGGAACTGGTAGGCGACGGGCTGTATGACGAAACTCAGCAGAATGGTCATCCACACATAGTAGGCGCCGCCGAACGAGGTGGAGTAGAAGAGCGGGAACGAGGCGAAGAACGCGCCGCCGAACGTCACGAGCGTCGTGAAGGTGAACTCCCATTTGCGGCCCAGCGAATTGACCAGCATGTTGCGTTCCTCCTCGGTCCTGCCGAGGCAGTAAAGCAGTCCCTGTCCGCCCTGCACGAAGAGCAGGAAGACCAGCAGCGCTCCCAGCAGGGAGATGATCAGCCACCAATAATGTTGCAAGAGTGTTATAGTTTCCATAGTAGTTTATTCTTTTTCTTGTTCGGGACCGATTTTAATCTGACGGAACAGAATGCTCAGTTCGGCGATCAGCAGCGCCGTGAAGAGCGCGAGGAAGATGAAGAAGGTCGCCGTGACCGACGTGCTGCCGATCTTCGACGCGGCGATGCCCACGGGCATCAGGTCCTGAATGGCCCACGGCTGCCGGCCGACTTCGGCCAGCACCCAGCCCGCCTGCGACGCGAGGTAGGCCAGCGGTACGGACCATACGGCGATCCATAGCAGCCAGCGTTTGTCCGCCAGCCGGTCCTTGCGGTTTAACCACCAGACGAGTCCCAGCAGCAGGATGAAGAAGCATCCGGCGCCCACCATCACGCGGAACGAGTAGAACAGCAGCGGCACGTCGGGAACGATGTCCTGCGGTGCGTCGAGGTAGCCGTAACCGAAGTAGGCGAAGTATTCGCGCAGGAACTCCTCGCCTTGGGGCGTTGCGGGATCGAATTTGGCGGTGACTTCGTCGATCGTGGCTTGGTCGCCCTCGTCGAGCGCCTTGCGGTAGCGGGCCAGCTCGCCGACGGCCACGCGGCCGCGTTCGATTTTCTCGCCCGCCGACATGACGCCGTACCGCTCGTTGCCGTTCACCAGATCGTTGATGCCCGCCACATAGGCGTCCGCATCGCGGAAACTCATGATGGAGAGCAGTTTCGGAATGTCGATTTTGAAGTAGAACGCGTCTTCGTTCGACGTGCGCTCGGCTTCGGGCTTGACGATGCCGATCGCTGTCAGGGGGGCGCCTTGCGAACCGTCGTAGAGGGCCTCCATGGCCGCGAGTTTCATCGGCTGCACGCGGGCGATGACTGCGCCGGACCGGTCGCCGGTCGTGGCCGTGACCAGCGCG contains these protein-coding regions:
- a CDS encoding cytochrome d ubiquinol oxidase subunit II, which gives rise to METITLLQHYWWLIISLLGALLVFLLFVQGGQGLLYCLGRTEEERNMLVNSLGRKWEFTFTTLVTFGGAFFASFPLFYSTSFGGAYYVWMTILLSFVIQPVAYQFRRKAGNVFGEKTFDVFLTINGIAGPLLLGTAVGTLFTGANFTVDRLNLANGAGSGSATVISQWTTPWHGLEALGDMRNVALGLAVMFLAGMLACQYFMNNIADETLFARARRRMLTLAAPFLVFFLTFFVWLLFSDGLAVDAAGRISAEPYKYLHNMLEMPYVAAALLIGVVSVLWSIYSGWRGKRNAVWFGGAGTVLTVLALLLCAGWNNTAYYPSLAEMQSSLTIYNSSSSEFTLKVMSVVSLMIPFVAAYIWYAWRAMNRKPITREEIRGNDHMY
- a CDS encoding cytochrome ubiquinol oxidase subunit I, with translation MLSDYLQTVDWSRAQFAMTAIYHWLFVPLTLGLGFILAIMETLYVRTGDEFWKRTTKFWMRLFGINFAIGVATGIILEFEFGTNWSNYSHFVGDIFGAPLAVEGIMAFFMESTFIAIIFFGWNKVSKGFHLTATWLTAIGANLSALWILVANAWMQYPVGCTFNLETVRNEMTSFWDVLFSPVAMNKFFHTVTSSFVLASLFVVGVSAWYLLRRREQKMARKSIAIASAFGFIFALVTATTGDRSGAVIARVQPMKLAAMEALYDGSQGAPLTAIGIVKPEAERTSNEDAFYFKIDIPKLLSIMSFRDADAYVAGINDLVNGNERYGVMSAGEKIERGRVAVGELARYRKALDEGDQATIDEVTAKFDPATPQGEEFLREYFAYFGYGYLDAPQDIVPDVPLLFYSFRVMVGAGCFFILLLGLVWWLNRKDRLADKRWLLWIAVWSVPLAYLASQAGWVLAEVGRQPWAIQDLMPVGIAASKIGSTSVTATFFIFLALFTALLIAELSILFRQIKIGPEQEKE
- a CDS encoding enoyl-ACP reductase FabI, translating into MAYNLLKGKKGLIFGALNEQSIAWKVAERAVEEGAEIVLTNTAVSIRMGTIGRLAEKCNTIVVPADATSVEDLENLIDKTMEHFGGKFDFMLHSIGMSPNVRKGRTYDDLDYDYLSKTLDISAISFHKAIQVARRKDAINDWGSIVALSYIAAQRTLYGYNDMADAKALLESIARSFGYIYGREKHVRINTVSQSPTPTTAGSGVLGLGDLMEFAENMSPLGNASAEDCADYVLTLFSDLTRKVTMQNLYHDGGFSSMGMSRRAMKTYEKGLRFDDVHQNQYPFGDGEK
- a CDS encoding DEAD/DEAH box helicase, with translation MTITDDFSALGLSEQMLTAVRAKGFETPTAIQKLTIPHLLTKTNDIIAQSQTGTGKTAAYGLPILQSLEPARGPVQAIILVPTRELALQAAEELLSYNREKRLSITAIYGGAAMSEQLRRLAKGVDIVVGTPGRVLDHIRRGTLKLENVRYLVLDEADEMLNMGFVEDVEEIMSHTSEERRVLLFSATMPERIIRLSKTYMRDTEIVRVENKQLTTDLTEQIYFEVREADKFDALTRIIDVEPEFYGIIFARTKIGADETASRLAARGYAAEVLHGDVSQAQREKILRKFRDRSVNILVATDVAARGIDVGNLTHVINYSLPQDSESYVHRIGRTGRAGKQGTAITFVSPSEFRGLNNLMRDIKVEIKRETLPSPQDIVEMKRLKIKDEMQEIVENESYDGYREFAEELLAEYTPDVALGALLRLAFRSELDQSNYPEIRSFSVDRKGTARLFLAVGRRDGYTARKLVDMLKFKCGLRDKYINDVQISDNFSFVSVPFHDAEEIVRKLNRLNRGRRPIAEIARDGEEAAARKPRRAKTADAGGEEYAPAPKKSVRREKPAAPAQTAPAAGDESAAPRRKLKTKIQTEPRPEIPDFSKMSNEGFDWSAFMKFDDGTAWGRDENGKGKGTKSVRKTPKRTVTAAQRIAAKGKKRK
- a CDS encoding OmpP1/FadL family transporter; translation: MKKIFLLLAAAAAASGAYAEGYQVNNLSSKQNGMGHVGTAMKLNSESIWFNPAAASFQDSEFDISVGITGIASKATYTSLPDYTGKTKPQHYTSDNSIATPLYAYFNYKPLDWMSVGLALNTPFGSSMDWGNNWPGAQLVQSINLKAYNVQPTVSFKLCEHLSVGGGLMMTWGKFDLSRSLLPIGPDNAQNKALMGALQMLNPQQMPNLFEMAGDKNLMSLGLEGKAKMAVGVNLGMMWDINEQWSLGFTYRSKLKMKVDSGSIDLRMIDNAQIAQAIGQLLPQLGLDPAKLTSAVVKTELPLPASLTWGVSFRPVPKWEFAVDLQYVLWSAYDQLDVRILDPDSNTPVLNIPVSDKKYSNTLAFRFGGQYHALDWLTARMGMYVDESPVRSDYLNPETPSMTKLAYTAGVTFRPIKWMNIDIAYGYVNSADPERTGSYPYTNSVLGIVNEKLTAAGVPESQLTSPIADFSGNYTARAHTFSIGVGFSF
- a CDS encoding pyridoxal phosphate-dependent aminotransferase is translated as MPEISQRAELMPASPIRKLVPLAEAARSRGIRIYHLNIGQPDLPSPQTGLAALKKIDRNVLEYSPSDGYRSLREKLAGYYQQYQIKLSPEEIIVTTGGSEAVLFAFMSCLNPGDEIIVPEPAYANYMAFAISAGAVIRPVVSSIEQGFALPDVAEFEKLINERTRGILICNPNNPTGYLYTRKEMERIRDLVKKYDLFLFSDEVYREFIYTGSPYISACHLEGVEQNVVLIDSVSKRYSECGIRIGALITKNKKLRDAVMKFCQARLSPPLIGQIVAEASIDAPRSYSTEVYEEYIERRKCLIDGLNRIPGVYSPIPMGAFYTVARLPVEDSDDFCAWCLSDFEYEGETVMLAPASGFYSDPTRGRNEVRIAYVLKKEDLERSLLILGKALEAYNNRK